One genomic segment of Pedobacter endophyticus includes these proteins:
- a CDS encoding lipocalin family protein, with protein sequence MKRLFIAIAIACSTLVMLQSCSSTKNATTGINGGRGTITGTWVLNNIALEGLPDQAVQGLFGEKSYKCFEGSTWKLTNSGNGSYTLPTSSECGSVMQTIFWSATPAEETFQFKKIYEGDKAKNVTEGYRLVLTQLSKGSMVMKSPIEFGGKTANIVLTFSPAAN encoded by the coding sequence ATGAAAAGATTATTTATAGCTATCGCAATAGCATGCTCTACTTTAGTAATGTTACAGAGTTGTTCATCTACAAAAAATGCAACAACAGGCATTAACGGCGGCAGAGGTACCATCACCGGTACCTGGGTGTTAAACAATATAGCGCTGGAGGGATTGCCAGATCAGGCGGTACAAGGTTTATTTGGCGAAAAATCATACAAATGTTTCGAGGGCAGTACATGGAAATTAACCAACAGTGGAAACGGTTCGTACACTTTGCCTACATCCAGCGAGTGCGGATCGGTAATGCAAACCATCTTTTGGTCGGCAACACCAGCTGAAGAAACCTTTCAATTTAAGAAAATATACGAAGGCGATAAGGCGAAGAACGTAACTGAGGGTTACCGTTTGGTATTGACTCAACTTTCAAAGGGGAGTATGGTAATGAAATCGCCAATAGAATTCGGCGGAAAAACAGCTAATATTGTGTTAACTTTTTCTCCCGCTGCAAACTAA
- a CDS encoding trans-sulfuration enzyme family protein — translation MKPETLAIHASNLVKNTTGDVTPPINLSTTFFRDEHGGYPGGHMYSRVSNPNRSALENTVAKLEYGKDAAAFASGNNCGLSLFQALRPGSHILAPDDMYWGIKKQLLTIFNEILEFDFVDQTDLNLIKSSIKPNTQLIWIETPSNPLLKITDIAEIAKIAKAHQITLACDSTFASPILQNPILLGADIVMHSSTKYLGGHSDILGGILVTARKDELWEKIKNIQQTGGAVPSPFDCYLLCRSIKTLAYRMKGHCENGRLVAQFLVNHPKVEAVFYPGLETHPQHEIAKKQMKDFGGMMSFLVKGDAEATSKVVNKVKLFAQATSLGGVESLIEHRYSVEGPDSKTPKNLLRISVGLEHVDDIIADLEQALG, via the coding sequence ATGAAACCCGAAACCCTTGCTATTCACGCCTCTAATCTGGTAAAAAATACCACCGGAGATGTTACTCCCCCAATAAATTTATCGACGACATTTTTTCGCGACGAACATGGCGGTTATCCGGGCGGGCACATGTACAGCCGTGTAAGTAACCCAAACCGGTCTGCTTTAGAAAACACTGTAGCTAAATTAGAGTACGGTAAAGACGCTGCGGCTTTTGCATCGGGCAATAATTGCGGGTTAAGTCTTTTTCAGGCACTGCGGCCCGGTAGCCATATCCTGGCGCCCGATGATATGTACTGGGGAATTAAAAAACAGCTGCTTACTATTTTTAATGAAATACTTGAATTTGACTTTGTCGATCAAACGGATTTAAACCTGATAAAATCCAGCATTAAGCCCAACACGCAGCTCATTTGGATTGAAACACCGTCGAACCCACTGTTAAAGATCACTGATATAGCCGAAATTGCGAAAATTGCAAAAGCACATCAAATTACCCTGGCCTGCGATAGCACCTTTGCCTCACCGATTCTGCAAAACCCAATTCTGCTTGGCGCCGATATTGTAATGCACAGCAGCACAAAATACCTGGGTGGCCACAGCGACATTTTGGGTGGAATATTGGTTACTGCCAGGAAAGATGAACTTTGGGAAAAGATTAAAAATATTCAGCAAACCGGCGGCGCTGTCCCCTCTCCGTTCGATTGTTATTTACTTTGCCGAAGCATTAAAACATTGGCTTACCGAATGAAGGGGCACTGCGAAAACGGTCGCCTTGTTGCACAGTTCCTCGTTAATCATCCAAAGGTTGAAGCCGTTTTTTATCCCGGTTTGGAAACTCATCCGCAACACGAAATTGCCAAAAAACAAATGAAAGATTTTGGAGGCATGATGTCTTTTTTAGTTAAAGGCGATGCAGAAGCAACCAGCAAAGTTGTAAATAAAGTAAAGTTGTTTGCCCAGGCCACCAGTTTAGGGGGCGTAGAAAGCTTAATCGAGCACCGTTATTCGGTTGAAGGGCCCGACAGTAAAACACCAAAAAACCTGTTGCGGATTTCGGTCGGGCTTGAACATGTAGATGATATAATTGCCGATTTGGAACAGGCTTTGGGTTAA